One Mycolicibacterium crocinum DNA window includes the following coding sequences:
- a CDS encoding TetR/AcrR family transcriptional regulator, whose translation MKYSGLLAKAVQRFGSPSVEGNGERILDAALRQFELFGIRRSTVEDITRRSGLARVTLYRNFANKDAIVEAVLLRELERFLSDLAAEAGGYDEAEDKLVEGFVFTLNTLRGHALLQRLLATEAETVLPFLTVEGDGVVRTASSFLAHQLAVALPDDHRTQLELLEVAEVTVRVIVSFVLTPSQNVALGDDDALRSFARRYLVPPLLGLAG comes from the coding sequence ATGAAGTACAGCGGCCTGCTCGCCAAAGCGGTGCAGCGTTTCGGGTCGCCGTCCGTGGAAGGCAACGGCGAGCGGATCCTCGATGCGGCTCTGCGGCAGTTCGAGCTGTTTGGAATCCGGCGGTCCACGGTGGAGGACATCACCCGCAGGTCCGGCCTGGCGCGGGTGACGCTGTACCGGAACTTCGCGAACAAGGATGCGATCGTCGAGGCGGTCCTGCTGCGGGAGCTTGAGCGGTTCCTCTCCGACCTGGCCGCCGAAGCCGGCGGTTACGACGAGGCCGAGGACAAGCTGGTCGAGGGGTTCGTGTTCACGCTGAACACCCTGCGGGGGCATGCGCTGCTGCAGCGGTTGCTGGCGACCGAGGCCGAAACCGTGCTGCCTTTCCTGACGGTCGAGGGCGACGGCGTGGTACGGACGGCGTCATCGTTCCTGGCCCACCAGCTGGCGGTGGCGTTGCCTGACGACCACCGCACCCAGCTGGAGCTACTCGAGGTCGCCGAGGTGACCGTCCGGGTCATCGTGTCGTTCGTGCTCACCCCGTCGCAGAACGTCGCGCTGGGCGACGACGATGCCTTGCGGTCGTTCGCGCGGCGGTATCTGGTGCCGCCGCTGTTGGGGTTGGCAGGTTAG